One Candidatus Margulisiibacteriota bacterium genomic region harbors:
- a CDS encoding helix-turn-helix domain-containing protein, whose product MTITKIKDPVLKKLGDKVKYYREKRGYNRDRFAIEANVSKYYLYRLEYGNISPGVLRLKQIADFLNIKVKDLIDF is encoded by the coding sequence ATGACTATAACTAAAATTAAAGATCCCGTGCTCAAAAAACTGGGCGACAAAGTTAAGTATTACCGGGAGAAACGCGGCTACAACCGCGATCGTTTTGCTATTGAGGCCAATGTTTCAAAGTATTATCTTTACCGTCTGGAATACGGCAATATCTCGCCGGGGGTTCTCCGGCTCAAACAAATCGCCGATTTTTTAAATATTAAAGTAAAAG